Part of the Bradyrhizobium sp. AZCC 1721 genome, GGGCATGGCGCTGCTGATCTTGCGCGAGACGGCAGCGATGGGACCGCTGCTGGCGCTGCATCTCGGCGTGGTGTTTTCGCTATTCGTCACCATGCCCTATGGCAAGTTCGTGCACGGCATTTATCGTTTCGCCGCGCTGGTGCGCTATGCGATGGAGCGGCGGGAGATGGAGCATGTCTGACATCGTCATTGCGAGCCAACGGCTCAGCGGCTTCTTGTGGGCCTTCAGCGCTAGCGTCTAGCGTCAGTACCGTTCCACGATCTGATCGAGCTTCCTGCTGAGCAACCAGGACAGGCCGAGGAATGCGACCAACATCACGATACCCAGGCCCGAAGAGGCATTGTTGATCGACTTCTCCGAGAACTGACCGAAGGCATAGCCGGCCGAGACAACGGCGCCGGACCAAAGACCAGCCGCAACGAAGTTGAGCGCAAGGAAAGTCGACCAGGGCAACCGCGATATCCCGTAGGCAAACCCCGCAAGCCCGCGGATGCCGTGCGGGAAACGATGAAACAGGATCATCCAGACATAGTGACGGTCCGTCAGGCGGACGACGGTCTGCACGGGTCGTTCGAACCGCGGAAAACGATCGAGCAGGCGGGCGCCATAACGCCGCCCGATCCAGAAGCGAATGACGTCGCCGGTGAAACTGCCGAACCAGCACATCACGATGAGCGGGCCAAGACCCAGCGCACCCGAGTGCGCCGCGTAGCCCGCAAATAGCGCTAGCAGCAGGCTATGCGAGGCCGCATAGGCAAACATGAGACTGTAGGCCACATCGCCGTGTTGGCGTATGATGTCGAGGAACGAGGTGAGGTCCGTCGGAAACAGCAATGTAAGCCCGCCCAAACTGGTTCATATGAATATTCCCCCGATTAGCGGGTTCGGGTTGAACGCTAGCACTTCGAAGGACAAGGAAGCCAGTGGGCATACCCACAGCCGCCAGCTTGCACGCCGAGCGTGTTTGCAAGTGAGGCGGGCCGTACAACGGGTTAGGACGCGCACCCATTAATCGAGCTTGATCGGTGCGGCTTGATCGATGTCCACCATGCCCCGATCGCGACCAAATTCCAGAGCACAGCAAAATGACCCGATGTGCCAGAAGGAGACCTCAGCACGAAACTACTCGGCTGCCTTGGTGGATCGACTGAACTCAGCAAAACGCATTGCTGGCCTAGAGCTTCCCAAACTTCAGTTGCTTCCGAAGCTGCTGCGTCTGACCTCTCAGCGTCTCCGAAGGACTTTCTCCAAAGTGCGTGCGGTACGTGACTGAGAACCGGCCCATGTGGGTGAACCCCGTGCTCATGGCAATGTCGGTGACATTCGCTTCCGGATCGGCTCGCAGCAAGGCTTGGCGAACTTGCCTCAAGCGGGCGTTCCGTAGGTAGCGCATCGGCGAGACGCCCTTGAAATCCCTGAAGTGCATATAGAGTGTTCGGCCCGCAACGCCGGTCGCCGTAACGAGGTCGGCCACTGTGACTGCCTGGTCGAGGTGGGCTTCGATATAGTCGACCGCACGCTTCACGTCACGCGGCGCAACCGGCCTCTCGAGACGTCGCAGCGCGTTGCTGTAATTGTGGGGGTGCGACAGCAGCAGCGCGGTAATAATGAACTGCTCGAATTGGCTCATCGTCGTCGGGCTCCAGAGCACCGATCCCGCCTGTTCCAGGTCCGCGACGGCCATCAGCACGTAGCGTGCCAGGCTGCGGCCGTACCCCGCGGCGAGGTCGATGGTGGGCGCAAAGTCGAGGGGGGCGGTTGGTGGCTCGCCGAGTAGGGCGGCAAGCTGACCGGTAAGGCTGGATTTGGTCAAAGACAGTTGGATGCGGCTGCTATCGGCCTCCGATACCAGCCGACAACTCTCGCGCATCGGCGAGATGATCGTGGCGAGGTTCGGATTGCAAACGATGTTGTCATGGCCAATGGTAGCTTCAAGTTGCCCGCGAAGCGGCAGGTGGATCCAGGTGTCCGTGCGGGCGGGGCTCGGAGACAGGACGACCGATGCGCCGCCGTACTGCACGTAACCCACGTAGAAGCCCGGCATGTAAACGCCGTTGAGGCGCGCATCGAGCTGGCGGGCCTGCCGCGCTGCGATGTCGAAGCGGTAGCCTTTCGCGCGCAGAAATGCACCGGTTTCTTCCACATTGCGGCTGTGGAAGATGGGGAGCTGCTCCAGAAGCGGCGCTGTGCCAAGCTGCATGCTCGCCTCCGTGTTGATCGAACATACCACGCATACCGGGGCATGGGCACCGGGGCCGGCAATGTTCCGATCATTCTTGCAGTTTTTGGATAATGATCGTTGGTTCCCGGAGGCGATTTACGCGCCTTGCGGATAGGCCCTCGCGGCAATCGGATATCTAGCACCCAAATGCGCCAGTTAAGCTTCGCGCCCAATGGGGCGGTGCCTATCGACAGAGTGGCCCATCAAGGAGGGAAGCGTCGTGACTGCAGGGCATGTTCACAGAATAGCTCGGCGCCAATTTCTGGGTGAATCGGCTGCAGCGGCTCTGGCCGCAGCCGCGTGCGTGTCTTCGCTGCGACCGACAAGGGCAGCCGTCCATACGGTACCGGTCCACAAATCAGGCAGCCTCGAGACTCTGGTCGTAAGCGACGGCCATTTCTTCCTTCCAGCGGGCTTCCTGGTGACGCCGGACTCTCCGCCCGCCGAGCGCGAAGCCGCCCTGAACGCAGCCGGACAAACCGGCGAACAGCTCCAGCTCGTGAACACTGTCGCGGTGATCCGTAGCCAGTCCGATGTGGTCCTGGTCGACACGGGCACCGGCCCGCGCCACCAGCCCACGGCGGGAAAGCTTGCGGAGAATCTCAAAGCTGCCGGCATCCCACCTGCGGCCGTGACCAAGATCGTTCTGACCCACGGCCATCCCGACCACCTCTGGGGCATCCTCGACGCGAATGACAACCCGATCTATCCGAATGCGAGCTATCTCGTTTCGGCCGCCGAATGGAACCTTTGGGCCAGCCCGGATGTGATGCGAAGGTTGCCGCCAGTGTTGGCAACCAGCGATCGCATCATCAATGGCGCCAAGAACCATTTCTCGCACGTCAAGGACAAGATAAGGACGGTACGGGATGGCGAGGAGATCGTCAGTGGCGTCCAGGTCATCGATACGCCAGGGCATACGCAGGGCCACATCTCGGTCGAAATCGCCGGTGGGGATGGTCTCGTCGTCGTTGCGGACGCGCTTACGCACGCTGTGATCTCGTTCCAGCATCCGTCGTGGCCGGTGCCAGCCGACCATGAG contains:
- a CDS encoding DedA family protein, producing MLFPTDLTSFLDIIRQHGDVAYSLMFAYAASHSLLLALFAGYAAHSGALGLGPLIVMCWFGSFTGDVIRFWIGRRYGARLLDRFPRFERPVQTVVRLTDRHYVWMILFHRFPHGIRGLAGFAYGISRLPWSTFLALNFVAAGLWSGAVVSAGYAFGQFSEKSINNASSGLGIVMLVAFLGLSWLLSRKLDQIVERY
- a CDS encoding AraC family transcriptional regulator is translated as MQLGTAPLLEQLPIFHSRNVEETGAFLRAKGYRFDIAARQARQLDARLNGVYMPGFYVGYVQYGGASVVLSPSPARTDTWIHLPLRGQLEATIGHDNIVCNPNLATIISPMRESCRLVSEADSSRIQLSLTKSSLTGQLAALLGEPPTAPLDFAPTIDLAAGYGRSLARYVLMAVADLEQAGSVLWSPTTMSQFEQFIITALLLSHPHNYSNALRRLERPVAPRDVKRAVDYIEAHLDQAVTVADLVTATGVAGRTLYMHFRDFKGVSPMRYLRNARLRQVRQALLRADPEANVTDIAMSTGFTHMGRFSVTYRTHFGESPSETLRGQTQQLRKQLKFGKL
- a CDS encoding MBL fold metallo-hydrolase; translation: MSSLRPTRAAVHTVPVHKSGSLETLVVSDGHFFLPAGFLVTPDSPPAEREAALNAAGQTGEQLQLVNTVAVIRSQSDVVLVDTGTGPRHQPTAGKLAENLKAAGIPPAAVTKIVLTHGHPDHLWGILDANDNPIYPNASYLVSAAEWNLWASPDVMRRLPPVLATSDRIINGAKNHFSHVKDKIRTVRDGEEIVSGVQVIDTPGHTQGHISVEIAGGDGLVVVADALTHAVISFQHPSWPVPADHEPDRGISTRLRLLDRLVIDKRRLIGAHLPFPGTGFVERKDGAYRFVPT